The nucleotide window AACACCTGCCTGACGGAACTGAGAGAACGGCTGGCCGACCTGGGCGCGCCGCTGGTCATCCGGCACGGCGAGGCCGTGGCCGTGCTCGATGAGTTGCGCGCTGAGCACGATGTGCAGGCGGTATGGGCGCACGAGGAGACGGGCAACGGCGTGGGCTACCAGCGGGACCGGCGGGTACGGGCGTGGGCGCGGGGCCGCGGCCTGCCCTTCACGGAGCTGCCGCCGCACGGCGTGATCCGCCGCATGCGAAGCCGCGACGGCTGGGCCGCTACGTGGGAGGAACGCATGGCCGCGCCCGTCGTGCCCGTGCCCGCGCGGCTGGACGGCACGGCCGCATATGCCGGCCGGGTGCTCCTCCACGCGGACCTGGGCGTGCCCGCCGACGACCGGATCATCCCGCCCGGCGGAGAGGCCGAGGCGCACGCGGTCCTGGCGTCGTTTCTCGCACACCGGGGCGTGAACTACATGCGCGAGATGAGCAGCCCCATCACCGCCGCCGACAGCTGCTCGCGGCTGAGCGCGCCCCTGGCGTTCGGCACGGTCTCGCTCAGGGAGGTCGTGCAGGCCACCCGGCAGCGGCTGGCGCAGGTCCGGGGCGATCTCCACGCGGACCCGCGCTGGGTGCGCTCGCTGCGCTCCTTCGAGTCGCGGCTGCACTGGCACTGCCACTTCATCCAGCGCCTGGAGAGCGAGCCGCAGATGGAGTTCCGGTCCCTGAACCGCGCGCTGGACGGCCTGCGCGAAGACGCGTGGAACGCGGAGCACTTCGAGCGCTGGCGGGCGGGGCAGACCGGCTATCCCATGGTCGACGCGTGTATGCGGTCGCTGCGCGCGACGGGCTGGCTGAACTTCCGCATGCGCGCCCTGCTGGTCAGTTTCGCCACCCAGCACCTGTGGCTGCACTGGCGCCGGCCGGGCTTGGTGCTGGCGCGCGAGTGGCTGGACAACGAGCCCGGCATCCACTGGTCGCAGATGCAGATGCAGAGCGGTACGGTCGGCATCAACCGCCTGCGGATCTACTCGCCCACGCGGCAGGCCCGCGAGCAGGACCCGGACGGCACGTTCATCCGCGCGTGGCTGCCGGAACTCGCGGACGTGCCCGGCGACTTCATTCACACGCCGTGGGTATGGAGCGGCGCGTCCCGGCTGACCTATCCGCCGCCCATCGTGGACGAGCTGGCCGCCGGCCGCGCCGCCCGCGCCCGGATGACCGCCGCCCGCGCGACCCCGCAGTTCGGGGCCGAGGCCCGGCGCATCTACGAGCGGCACGGCAGCCGCAAGAAGGCCGTCATGCGCGCCGAAAGAAAAGCTCAGGGCCTGCCGGAGCCACGCCCGCGCCCCACCCGCCACACTGCGGAAACAAGGAGACCAGCCATGTCTGACCAGCCCGACCTCT belongs to Deinococcus metalli and includes:
- the ung gene encoding uracil-DNA glycosylase, which codes for MAVQLVWFKKDLRVRDHAPLAEAARRGPVLPVFIYEPEQLEHPEFAGHHLTHLNTCLTELRERLADLGAPLVIRHGEAVAVLDELRAEHDVQAVWAHEETGNGVGYQRDRRVRAWARGRGLPFTELPPHGVIRRMRSRDGWAATWEERMAAPVVPVPARLDGTAAYAGRVLLHADLGVPADDRIIPPGGEAEAHAVLASFLAHRGVNYMREMSSPITAADSCSRLSAPLAFGTVSLREVVQATRQRLAQVRGDLHADPRWVRSLRSFESRLHWHCHFIQRLESEPQMEFRSLNRALDGLREDAWNAEHFERWRAGQTGYPMVDACMRSLRATGWLNFRMRALLVSFATQHLWLHWRRPGLVLAREWLDNEPGIHWSQMQMQSGTVGINRLRIYSPTRQAREQDPDGTFIRAWLPELADVPGDFIHTPWVWSGASRLTYPPPIVDELAAGRAARARMTAARATPQFGAEARRIYERHGSRKKAVMRAERKAQGLPEPRPRPTRHTAETRRPAMSDQPDLFGLTPEPPKAIMPAGLPDSWQRALGPEFAAPYFHELKDFLVEERRGHTIFPPAPDVFNALRFTPLEDVKVLILGQDPYHRPGQAHGLSFSVRPGVTIPPSLRNIYKELQADLPGFVPPRHGYLRAWADQGILLLNAVLTVREGQANSHANKGWEHFTDAVIRAVNGKPERVVFVLWGAYARKKRKLITGPQHVVIESAHPSPLSEAKFFGSRPFSQVNAALEQAGRGPIEWQLPAKAEE